A genomic stretch from bacterium includes:
- a CDS encoding cytochrome C oxidase subunit IV family protein produces the protein MSEHAEAHSESYYVKIWAILLLLLVVSVLGPMLEIQVITLLTAFGIALVKAYLVVKHFMHLNVQPRFVTYFLSTALVFMLLFFAGTAPDVMKHEGDQWIKSPVELPPSGGSHH, from the coding sequence TGAAGCGCATTCCGAGAGCTACTACGTCAAGATCTGGGCCATTCTGTTGCTCCTGCTCGTGGTCAGTGTCCTCGGCCCGATGCTCGAGATTCAGGTCATCACGCTGCTGACCGCCTTCGGGATTGCCTTGGTCAAGGCCTACCTGGTGGTCAAGCACTTCATGCATCTGAACGTGCAGCCCCGCTTCGTGACCTACTTCCTGAGTACGGCGCTGGTCTTCATGCTGCTCTTCTTCGCCGGCACCGCGCCCGACGTCATGAAGCACGAGGGCGATCAATGGATCAAGTCCCCGGTGGAGCTGCCGCCTAGCGGTGGCAGCCACCACTAG